From one Musa acuminata AAA Group cultivar baxijiao chromosome BXJ2-6, Cavendish_Baxijiao_AAA, whole genome shotgun sequence genomic stretch:
- the LOC135613382 gene encoding uncharacterized protein LOC135613382, giving the protein MGGLSAASSHYCHTHKAFLFCNYTLLGAATSCVFLTLSLRLLPSACGLLLIALHALTAVAAASACATTPASTPRWHAAHMASTVLAAIFQGAVALLALTRAPDFLAELRSYVREEDGEVILKMVGSLGLAVFCLEWVALTLAFALRYHAHVESGDPARRSSKVGGEEELKNWPWPFQV; this is encoded by the coding sequence ATGGGTGGACTCTCCGCCGCTTCTTCTCACTACTGCCACACCCACAAGGCTTTCCTCTTCTGCAACTACACCCTCCTGGGCGCCGCCACCAGCTGCGTCTTCCTCACCCTCTCCCTCCGCCTCCTCCCCTCGGCCTGCGGCCTCCTCCTCATCGCCCTCCACGCTCTcaccgccgtcgccgccgcctccgcctgcGCCACCACCCCCGCCTCCACCCCCCGCTGGCACGCCGCCCACATGGCCTCCACCGTCCTCGCCGCCATCTTCCAGGGAGCCGTCGCCCTCCTCGCCCTCACCCGCGCCCCCGACTTCCTCGCCGAGCTCCGCTCCTACGTTCGTGAGGAGGATGGCGAGGTCATCCTCAAGATGGTCGGCAGCCTCGGCCTCGCCGTCTTCTGCCTCGAGTGGGTTGCACTCACCCTCGCCTTCGCGCTGCGGTACCACGCCCACGTCGAGAGTGGCGACCCGGCGAGGCGTAGCTCCAAGGTCGGCGGCGAGGAGGAGCTCAAGAACTGGCCATGGCCATTTCAAGTATAA